The following coding sequences are from one Streptomyces sp. NBC_00536 window:
- a CDS encoding bifunctional nuclease family protein, whose protein sequence is MNELDVVGVRVEMPSNQPIVLLREVGGDRYLPIWIGPGEATAIAFAQQGMAPARPLTHDLFKDVLEAIGEELTEVRITDLREGVFYAELVFASGVEVSARPSDAIALALRTGTPIYGSDGVLDDAGIAIPDEQEDEVEKFREFLDQISPEDFGSSNQ, encoded by the coding sequence GTGAACGAGCTCGACGTTGTGGGTGTCCGGGTTGAAATGCCCTCCAACCAACCGATCGTGCTCCTGCGTGAAGTGGGAGGCGATCGGTACCTCCCCATCTGGATCGGTCCTGGGGAGGCTACCGCCATTGCCTTCGCCCAGCAGGGGATGGCCCCTGCCCGGCCGCTGACGCACGACCTGTTCAAGGACGTGCTGGAGGCGATCGGTGAGGAACTCACCGAGGTCCGGATCACGGATCTGCGGGAGGGTGTCTTTTACGCGGAGCTCGTCTTCGCCAGCGGGGTCGAGGTGAGCGCGAGGCCGTCCGACGCCATAGCGCTGGCCCTGCGCACCGGGACGCCGATCTACGGGAGCGACGGGGTGCTGGACGATGCCGGAATCGCGATTCCGGACGAGCAGGAGGACGAGGTGGAGAAGTTCCGCGAGTTCCTCGACCAGATCTCGCCGGAGGACTTCGGCAGCAGCAATCAGTGA
- the ftsR gene encoding transcriptional regulator FtsR: MLRTSTGGAGHGTAGSGGRLVSIGTVLTLLRDEFPEVTISKIRFLEAEGLVEPRRTPSGYRKFSPDDVERLARVLRLQRDHYLPLKVIKDQLDALERGEQIHIPAPAAPADGDTAGAAVVAAVLGEIGRSRPTVARIGRAELLAAAEVDEVQLVEWESYGLLAQAPDGGYDAEAVTVARLVAELGRFGLEPRHLRAMKAAADREAGLVEQVVAPLRRHRNPQTRAHAEATLKELAGISVRLHEALVQTALGVRLH; the protein is encoded by the coding sequence ATGCTGCGTACCTCGACGGGCGGTGCCGGTCACGGCACCGCCGGCTCGGGCGGGCGGCTGGTGAGCATCGGCACGGTGCTCACCTTGCTGCGCGACGAGTTTCCCGAAGTCACGATTTCCAAGATCCGGTTCCTTGAGGCGGAGGGGCTGGTCGAGCCCCGGCGCACACCTTCCGGGTACCGCAAGTTCAGTCCCGACGACGTCGAGCGCCTCGCCCGCGTCCTGCGGCTGCAGCGCGATCACTACCTGCCGCTGAAGGTCATCAAGGACCAGCTCGACGCGCTGGAGCGCGGCGAGCAGATCCACATCCCCGCGCCCGCCGCGCCCGCTGACGGGGACACGGCCGGGGCGGCCGTGGTCGCCGCCGTCCTGGGCGAGATCGGCCGCAGCCGCCCCACCGTGGCGCGGATCGGCCGGGCCGAGCTGCTGGCCGCCGCCGAGGTGGACGAGGTACAGCTGGTGGAGTGGGAGTCGTACGGGCTGCTCGCGCAGGCCCCGGACGGCGGATACGACGCCGAGGCGGTCACCGTGGCCAGGCTGGTGGCGGAACTGGGCCGGTTCGGCCTGGAGCCGCGGCACCTGCGGGCCATGAAGGCCGCCGCCGACCGGGAGGCCGGGCTGGTCGAGCAGGTGGTCGCACCGCTGCGCCGGCACCGCAATCCGCAGACCCGGGCCCATGCCGAGGCCACCCTGAAGGAGCTCGCGGGCATCTCCGTACGGCTCCACGAGGCGCTCGTACAGACCGCTCTCGGGGTCCGTCTGCACTGA
- the ptsP gene encoding phosphoenolpyruvate--protein phosphotransferase translates to METTLRGVGVSHGVAIGEVRHMGTAVLEPPAKQIAAEEAEREQGRARQAVDAVAADLIARGQLAGGEAQHVLEAQAMIAQDPELMADVDRRIAVGSTAERGVYDAFAAYRELLAGAGEYMAGRVADLDDVRNRIVARLLGVPMPGVPDSDEPYVLIARDLAPADTALLDPALVLGFVTEEGGPTSHSAILARALGVPAIVALPGAGEIPEGTVIAVDGSTGDLFVDPTPEKRAELEAAAAARKAALSASSGPGATSDGHKVPLLANVGGPADVPAAVEAGAEGVGLFRTEFLFLDDSKKAPTEEKQIEAYRGVLEAFPEGRVVVRVLDAGADKPLEFLTPADEPNPALGVRGLRSLLDHPEVLRTQLTALAKAAEGLPVYLEVMAPMVADRADAKAFADACRAAGLQAKFGAMVEIPSAALRARSILQEVEFLSLGTNDLAQYAFAADRQVGAVSRLQDPWQPALLDLIAMSADAARAEGKSCGVCGEAASDPLLACVLTGLGVTSLSMGAASIPYVRSTLAKYTLAQCERAAAAARAADSAEEARVAAQAVLSGE, encoded by the coding sequence ATGGAGACAACGCTGCGAGGCGTCGGCGTGAGCCACGGTGTGGCGATCGGCGAGGTTCGGCACATGGGTACGGCGGTTCTCGAACCGCCGGCCAAGCAGATCGCCGCGGAGGAGGCGGAGCGCGAACAGGGGCGCGCCCGTCAGGCCGTGGACGCTGTGGCGGCCGACCTGATCGCGCGCGGCCAGCTGGCCGGTGGCGAGGCCCAGCACGTGCTCGAGGCTCAGGCCATGATCGCTCAGGACCCTGAGCTGATGGCCGACGTCGACCGCCGGATCGCTGTCGGGAGCACCGCCGAGCGCGGTGTGTACGACGCGTTCGCCGCCTACCGCGAGCTGCTCGCGGGGGCCGGCGAGTACATGGCCGGCCGCGTGGCCGACCTGGACGACGTACGGAACCGCATCGTGGCCCGCCTGCTGGGCGTACCGATGCCGGGCGTGCCGGACAGTGACGAGCCGTACGTGCTGATCGCGCGGGACCTCGCTCCCGCCGACACCGCTCTGCTCGACCCGGCGCTCGTGCTCGGTTTCGTGACCGAGGAAGGCGGCCCGACCAGCCACAGCGCGATCCTCGCGCGGGCGCTGGGCGTGCCGGCCATCGTCGCCCTGCCGGGTGCCGGTGAGATCCCCGAGGGCACTGTGATCGCCGTGGACGGCAGCACCGGTGACCTGTTCGTGGACCCGACTCCGGAGAAGCGTGCGGAGCTGGAGGCCGCGGCCGCCGCGCGCAAGGCCGCGCTGTCCGCGTCGTCCGGTCCGGGCGCCACGTCGGACGGTCACAAGGTGCCGCTGCTGGCCAACGTCGGTGGTCCGGCGGACGTGCCGGCGGCCGTCGAGGCGGGCGCGGAGGGTGTGGGCCTGTTCCGCACCGAGTTCCTGTTCCTGGACGACAGCAAGAAGGCGCCGACCGAAGAGAAGCAGATCGAGGCGTACCGCGGCGTGCTGGAGGCCTTCCCCGAGGGCCGGGTCGTCGTGCGCGTCCTGGACGCGGGCGCCGACAAGCCGCTGGAGTTCCTGACGCCGGCCGATGAGCCGAACCCGGCGCTGGGCGTGCGCGGGCTGCGGTCGCTGCTGGACCACCCGGAGGTGCTGCGCACGCAGCTCACCGCGCTGGCCAAGGCGGCCGAGGGCCTTCCGGTCTATCTGGAGGTCATGGCCCCGATGGTGGCCGACCGCGCCGACGCCAAGGCGTTCGCGGACGCCTGCCGCGCGGCCGGGCTGCAGGCGAAGTTCGGCGCGATGGTGGAGATCCCCTCCGCCGCGCTCCGGGCGCGCTCGATCCTGCAGGAGGTCGAGTTCCTGTCGCTGGGCACGAACGACCTGGCCCAGTACGCCTTCGCCGCCGACCGTCAGGTCGGTGCGGTCTCCCGCCTCCAGGACCCGTGGCAGCCCGCGCTGCTCGACCTGATCGCCATGTCGGCCGATGCCGCCAGGGCCGAGGGCAAGAGCTGTGGCGTCTGTGGCGAGGCCGCTTCGGACCCGCTGCTGGCCTGTGTGCTGACGGGTCTGGGTGTCACCTCGCTGTCGATGGGTGCCGCGTCGATCCCGTACGTGCGCTCGACGCTCGCGAAGTACACGCTCGCCCAGTGCGAGCGCGCCGCCGCTGCCGCGCGCGCCGCGGACAGCGCCGAGGAGGCCCGCGTGGCCGCCCAGGCGGTGCTGTCCGGCGAATAG
- a CDS encoding DUF881 domain-containing protein: MSTDENTPSEPVEPAKAEPASEGQTGRQRLAAGLWPPRVSRAQLIVALLLFVLGLGLAIQVRHNSDSSALRGARQEDLVRILDELDGRTKRLEDEKQKLVDQRKELESSSNQADEARKQTVEKERQLGILAGTVAAQGPGITLKVTDAKGQVQSDKLLDTIQELRAAGAEAIQINGVRVVASTYFSDEGGGVAIDGKKITQPYEFRVIGKPQDLEPALNIPGGVIQTLEKEQATAGVVRSTKIVVDALRVAKQPDYARSSSS, encoded by the coding sequence ATGAGTACGGACGAGAACACTCCGAGCGAGCCCGTGGAACCGGCGAAGGCCGAACCGGCGTCTGAGGGACAGACGGGGCGCCAGCGGCTCGCCGCGGGGCTCTGGCCGCCGCGGGTGAGCCGGGCCCAACTGATCGTCGCGCTGCTGCTGTTCGTCCTCGGGCTGGGGCTCGCCATCCAGGTGCGCCACAACAGCGACTCCAGTGCACTGCGCGGGGCGCGCCAGGAGGACCTGGTGCGCATCCTCGACGAGCTGGACGGGCGCACCAAGCGCCTGGAGGACGAGAAGCAGAAGCTGGTGGACCAGCGCAAGGAGCTGGAGTCCAGCTCCAACCAGGCGGACGAGGCACGCAAGCAGACGGTGGAGAAGGAACGTCAACTGGGCATTCTGGCGGGTACCGTGGCAGCGCAGGGGCCGGGCATCACGCTCAAGGTCACCGACGCCAAGGGCCAGGTGCAGTCGGACAAGCTGCTGGACACCATCCAGGAGTTGCGGGCGGCCGGGGCCGAGGCCATCCAGATCAACGGCGTGCGCGTCGTGGCGAGCACGTACTTCTCGGACGAGGGCGGCGGGGTCGCGATCGACGGCAAGAAGATCACACAACCCTATGAATTCAGGGTGATCGGCAAGCCGCAGGACCTGGAGCCGGCCCTCAACATCCCCGGTGGCGTCATCCAGACGCTGGAGAAGGAACAGGCCACCGCCGGCGTCGTCCGATCGACGAAGATCGTTGTGGACGCCTTGCGGGTGGCGAAGCAGCCTGACTACGCTCGGTCGTCATCGTCATGA
- a CDS encoding CDP-alcohol phosphatidyltransferase family protein has protein sequence MEVQETRVQTDRILTIPNILSMARLVGVPVFLWLILMPVFGGPKADGWALLVLMFSGVSDYLDGKLARRWNQISSLGRLLDPAADRLYILSTLVGLTWREILPLWLTGALVARELMLLVMVWILRRHGYPPPQVNFLGKAATFNLMYAFPLLLLSDGTGALAWLGSVFGWAFAVWGTTLYWWAGVLYVVQVRRLVKADATAD, from the coding sequence GTGGAGGTCCAGGAGACTCGGGTTCAGACGGACCGAATCCTCACCATCCCGAACATTTTGAGCATGGCTCGCCTCGTCGGCGTACCCGTGTTCCTCTGGCTCATCCTGATGCCGGTGTTCGGCGGCCCCAAGGCCGATGGCTGGGCGCTGCTGGTGCTCATGTTCAGCGGGGTCAGCGATTATCTGGACGGGAAGCTCGCGCGGCGCTGGAACCAGATCAGCAGCCTCGGCCGGCTGCTGGACCCGGCGGCCGACCGGCTGTACATCCTGTCCACGCTCGTCGGGCTCACCTGGCGCGAGATCCTGCCGCTGTGGCTGACGGGCGCCCTCGTGGCCCGTGAGCTGATGCTGCTGGTCATGGTGTGGATCCTGCGCCGGCACGGCTATCCGCCGCCGCAGGTGAACTTCCTCGGGAAGGCCGCGACCTTCAACCTGATGTACGCGTTCCCCTTGCTGCTTCTCAGTGACGGGACGGGCGCGCTCGCCTGGTTGGGTTCAGTTTTCGGATGGGCGTTCGCTGTTTGGGGTACAACGCTGTATTGGTGGGCAGGAGTCCTGTACGTGGTGCAGGTCCGTCGTCTCGTGAAGGCGGACGCCACGGCCGACTGA
- a CDS encoding mannose-1-phosphate guanyltransferase: protein MKAVVMAGGEGTRLRPMTSSMPKPLLPVVNRPIMEHVLRLLKRHGLSETVVTVQFLASLVRNYFGDGEELGMELTYANEEKPLGTAGSVKNAEEALKDDAFVVISGDALTDFNLTDLINFHKEKGALVTVCLTRVPNPLEFGITIVDEEGKVERFLEKPTWGQVFSDTVNTGIYVMEPEVFDYVAPDVPVDWSGDVFPQLMKEGRPIYGYIAEGYWEDVGTHESYVKAQADVLEGKVQVEMDGFEISPGVWIAEGAEVSPDAVLRGPLYIGDYAKVEAGVEIREHTVIGSNVVVKTGAFLHKAVIHDNVYIGPHSNLRGCVIGKNTDIMRAARIEDGAVIGDECLIGEESIVQGNVRVYPFKTIEAGAFVNTSVIWESRGQAHLFGARGVSGILNVEITPELCVRLAGAYATTLKKGAMVTTARDHSRGARALKRAMISALQASAIDVRDLENVPLPVARQQTARGSAGGIMLRTSPGVPDSVDIIFLDERGADLSQGQQRKLDRVYARQEYRRAFPGEIGDLQFPSSVFDSYTGSLLRHVDTSGVADSGLKVVVDAANGSAGLVLPSLLGRLGVDALTVNPGLDESRPTETTESRRAGLVRLGEIVASSRAAFGVRFDPVGERISLVDERGRIIEDDRALLVLLDLVAAERRSGRVALPVTTTRIAEQVAAYHGTQVEWTTTSPDDLTRVGRAETTIFGGDGRGGYIVPEFSSVFDGSAAFVRLIGLVARTQLTLSQIDARIPRAHVLKRDVPTPWAVKGLVMRRVVEAAGDRQVDTTDGVRVVEADGRWALVLPDPAEAVTHLWAEGPDDASAQALLEEWAGVLDGAGN from the coding sequence ATGAAGGCCGTCGTGATGGCCGGTGGTGAGGGCACACGCCTTCGCCCCATGACCTCAAGCATGCCCAAGCCGCTCCTGCCGGTGGTTAACCGGCCGATCATGGAGCACGTGCTCAGGCTGCTCAAGCGGCATGGTCTCAGCGAGACCGTGGTCACCGTGCAGTTCCTGGCTTCACTCGTCAGGAACTATTTCGGTGACGGCGAGGAACTGGGCATGGAGCTGACCTATGCCAATGAGGAGAAGCCACTCGGGACCGCCGGCAGCGTGAAGAACGCCGAGGAGGCACTCAAGGACGATGCCTTCGTGGTGATCTCCGGCGATGCGCTCACCGACTTCAACCTCACCGATCTCATCAACTTCCACAAGGAGAAGGGCGCACTCGTCACGGTGTGCCTGACCCGGGTGCCGAATCCGCTGGAATTCGGCATCACCATCGTGGACGAGGAAGGGAAGGTCGAGCGCTTCCTGGAGAAGCCGACCTGGGGGCAGGTGTTCTCGGACACCGTCAACACCGGTATCTACGTGATGGAGCCCGAAGTCTTCGACTACGTGGCCCCGGACGTTCCGGTCGACTGGTCCGGCGATGTCTTCCCGCAGCTGATGAAGGAAGGCCGGCCCATCTACGGCTACATCGCCGAGGGCTACTGGGAGGACGTCGGCACCCACGAGAGTTACGTCAAGGCCCAGGCCGATGTCCTGGAGGGCAAGGTCCAGGTCGAGATGGACGGCTTCGAGATCTCGCCCGGAGTGTGGATCGCCGAAGGCGCCGAGGTGAGCCCGGACGCGGTGCTGCGCGGGCCGCTGTACATCGGGGACTACGCCAAGGTCGAGGCCGGGGTCGAGATCCGTGAGCACACGGTCATCGGCTCGAACGTGGTCGTCAAGACCGGTGCCTTCCTGCACAAGGCCGTGATCCACGACAACGTGTACATCGGGCCGCACAGCAACCTCCGCGGCTGTGTCATCGGCAAGAACACGGACATCATGCGGGCCGCCCGGATCGAGGACGGCGCGGTCATCGGCGACGAGTGCCTGATCGGCGAGGAATCGATCGTCCAGGGCAATGTGCGGGTCTACCCGTTCAAGACGATCGAAGCGGGCGCCTTCGTCAACACCTCGGTCATCTGGGAGTCGCGCGGCCAGGCGCACCTCTTCGGCGCGCGCGGCGTCTCCGGGATCCTGAACGTGGAGATCACCCCCGAGCTCTGCGTCCGGCTCGCCGGTGCCTATGCGACCACGCTGAAGAAGGGGGCGATGGTCACCACCGCCCGTGACCACTCCCGTGGCGCGCGTGCGCTGAAACGGGCGATGATCTCCGCGCTGCAAGCCAGCGCCATCGACGTACGGGACCTGGAGAACGTACCGCTGCCGGTCGCGCGGCAGCAGACCGCGCGCGGCAGTGCGGGCGGGATCATGCTGCGGACCTCGCCCGGCGTGCCGGACTCCGTGGACATCATCTTCCTCGACGAGCGGGGCGCGGACCTCTCGCAGGGCCAGCAGCGCAAGCTCGACCGGGTCTACGCGCGCCAGGAGTACCGGCGTGCGTTCCCCGGCGAGATCGGTGACCTGCAGTTCCCGTCGAGCGTCTTCGACTCCTACACCGGCTCCCTGCTCCGGCACGTGGACACCTCCGGGGTCGCGGACTCCGGGCTCAAGGTGGTCGTGGACGCGGCCAACGGCAGTGCCGGGCTCGTGCTGCCCAGCCTGCTGGGCCGGCTGGGCGTGGACGCGCTCACCGTCAATCCCGGGCTCGACGAATCCCGGCCGACCGAGACCACGGAGTCCCGGCGGGCCGGGCTGGTGCGGCTCGGGGAGATCGTGGCCTCGTCGCGGGCGGCCTTCGGGGTGCGGTTCGACCCGGTCGGCGAGCGGATCTCGCTCGTGGACGAGCGGGGCCGGATCATCGAGGATGACCGGGCGCTGCTGGTGCTGCTGGACCTGGTCGCCGCGGAGCGGCGCAGTGGCCGGGTGGCGCTGCCGGTGACCACGACCCGGATCGCCGAGCAGGTGGCGGCGTACCACGGCACGCAGGTGGAGTGGACGACGACCTCGCCGGACGACCTGACCCGGGTGGGCCGGGCGGAGACCACCATCTTCGGCGGGGACGGCCGGGGCGGGTACATCGTCCCGGAGTTCAGCAGCGTCTTCGACGGGTCGGCGGCCTTCGTCCGGCTGATCGGGCTGGTGGCGCGGACGCAGCTCACGCTGAGCCAGATCGACGCGCGGATCCCGCGGGCGCACGTCCTCAAGCGGGACGTGCCCACGCCGTGGGCGGTCAAGGGCCTGGTCATGCGGCGGGTCGTGGAAGCCGCCGGGGACCGGCAGGTGGACACGACCGACGGGGTGCGCGTGGTCGAGGCGGACGGGCGCTGGGCGCTCGTACTGCCGGACCCCGCGGAGGCCGTGACGCACCTGTGGGCCGAAGGTCCCGACGACGCGTCCGCGCAGGCCCTGCTGGAGGAGTGGGCGGGCGTCCTGGACGGCGCCGGGAACTGA
- a CDS encoding DUF881 domain-containing protein translates to MCGMSQPPNNRSSAKPPVRPDASMSLLTHVMDHSLDEGYAEAAARRETEGTSGLPRTLKAKLALAAGLVLAAMVVTLGAAQARIAAPVLAKEREELISRVQRADDHAGGLEKDIERLRADVAGRQRAALKQHGGDQGELLALLSGATEVRGPGIKLTVDDAKGASTGNGNGPRESAGFSDTGRLRDRDMQRIVNGLWQAGAEAVSINGQRLTALSAIRAAGDAILVDNKPLVPPYEVLAVGDKKRLNTEFQDSVDGQYLHVLQQSYGIRYTLSAENEVRLPAASSLTVRTATAADTKKGAS, encoded by the coding sequence ATGTGCGGCATGTCGCAGCCGCCCAACAACCGGAGTTCGGCGAAACCGCCGGTGCGCCCGGACGCCTCCATGTCGCTGCTGACGCACGTGATGGACCACAGTCTCGACGAGGGCTATGCGGAAGCGGCGGCCCGGCGCGAGACGGAGGGCACGTCGGGTCTGCCGCGCACCCTCAAGGCCAAACTGGCGCTGGCCGCCGGGCTCGTGCTCGCCGCCATGGTCGTCACGCTGGGTGCCGCGCAGGCACGCATAGCGGCTCCGGTACTGGCCAAGGAGCGGGAAGAGCTGATCTCCCGCGTCCAGCGGGCCGACGACCACGCGGGCGGCCTGGAGAAGGACATCGAGCGGCTGCGCGCCGACGTCGCGGGCCGCCAGCGCGCGGCCCTCAAGCAGCACGGTGGTGACCAGGGCGAGCTGTTGGCGCTGCTGTCCGGCGCGACCGAGGTCCGCGGGCCCGGCATCAAGCTGACGGTGGACGATGCCAAGGGTGCCTCCACGGGCAACGGCAACGGGCCGCGGGAGAGCGCGGGCTTCTCGGACACCGGCCGGTTGCGCGACCGGGACATGCAGCGGATCGTCAACGGCCTCTGGCAGGCCGGAGCCGAGGCCGTGTCGATCAACGGGCAGCGGCTGACGGCGCTGTCGGCGATCCGGGCCGCGGGTGACGCGATACTGGTCGACAACAAGCCGCTGGTGCCGCCGTACGAGGTCCTCGCGGTGGGCGACAAGAAGCGGCTGAACACGGAATTCCAGGACAGCGTGGACGGACAGTACCTGCACGTGCTCCAGCAGAGCTACGGGATCCGGTACACCCTGTCCGCCGAGAACGAGGTACGGCTGCCGGCCGCGTCGAGCCTGACCGTACGCACAGCCACAGCAGCAGATACGAAGAAGGGTGCATCGTGA
- a CDS encoding FHA domain-containing protein — translation MSGGDGRCENVRVGRCEYSEFVLPHGRVCFGQGESPVKLFEKLFGKKNREESGAPKHRAGHGDTEVQGDRPLFRDEVAGAGDNSGAYGASAVDPAGSGRIGFGEPSTSSTGGGFNPDPYATNASAGHPRREEPSMSAEQVCSRCGHRSDAASRFCSNCGAPLRPGLTPERASETTSTISISGLEAYEAEVSGQHVSSSLSPEAQAAVEALPPGSALLIVRRGPNSGSRFLLDGELTTAGRHPQSDIFLDDVTVSRRHVDFRRGQDGLFTVSDVGSLNGTYVNREPIDSVVLHNGDEVQIGKYRLVFYASQRGI, via the coding sequence CTGTCTGGTGGTGACGGACGTTGTGAGAATGTCCGGGTCGGCAGGTGTGAGTATTCGGAGTTCGTCCTGCCCCACGGGCGGGTCTGTTTCGGTCAAGGGGAATCGCCCGTGAAGTTGTTTGAGAAGTTGTTCGGCAAGAAGAACCGCGAGGAAAGCGGTGCGCCCAAGCACCGTGCGGGGCACGGTGACACGGAGGTGCAGGGCGACCGGCCGCTCTTCCGCGACGAGGTTGCCGGAGCGGGTGACAATTCGGGCGCGTACGGCGCGTCGGCTGTTGACCCTGCCGGTTCCGGACGCATAGGTTTCGGTGAACCATCAACCTCAAGTACGGGTGGAGGGTTTAACCCCGACCCGTATGCCACCAATGCCTCCGCGGGGCACCCGCGGCGCGAGGAGCCGTCCATGTCGGCCGAGCAGGTTTGCAGCAGGTGTGGCCACCGCAGCGATGCGGCCAGCCGGTTCTGCTCCAACTGCGGGGCGCCGCTGCGGCCGGGTCTGACGCCGGAGCGTGCTTCGGAGACCACGTCCACCATCTCGATCTCGGGCCTTGAGGCCTATGAGGCCGAGGTGTCCGGACAGCACGTGTCGTCCTCGCTGTCCCCCGAGGCCCAGGCCGCGGTGGAAGCACTGCCTCCGGGCTCCGCGCTGCTCATCGTGCGGCGCGGTCCGAACTCGGGCAGCCGCTTCCTGCTGGACGGCGAACTGACCACGGCGGGCCGCCACCCGCAGAGCGACATCTTCCTGGACGACGTCACCGTCTCCCGGCGGCACGTCGACTTCCGCAGGGGCCAGGACGGTCTCTTCACCGTCTCCGACGTGGGCAGTCTCAACGGCACGTACGTCAACCGTGAGCCGATCGACTCGGTCGTCCTGCACAACGGCGACGAGGTCCAGATCGGCAAGTACCGGCTGGTCTTCTACGCGAGCCAGCGGGGCATCTGA
- a CDS encoding small basic family protein: MIAVLGLVAGVVAGLLVRPEVPAVVEPYLPIAVVAALDAVFGGLRAMLDGIFVDKVFVVSFLSNVVVAALIVFLGDKLGVGAQLSTGVVVVLGIRIFSNAAAIRRHVFRA; the protein is encoded by the coding sequence GTGATCGCGGTACTGGGCCTGGTGGCCGGAGTGGTGGCCGGACTTCTGGTCCGGCCCGAGGTGCCGGCCGTCGTCGAGCCGTATCTGCCGATCGCCGTGGTGGCGGCGCTCGACGCCGTGTTCGGCGGTCTGCGCGCGATGCTGGACGGCATCTTCGTGGACAAGGTCTTCGTGGTGTCGTTCCTGTCCAACGTGGTGGTCGCGGCGCTCATCGTCTTCCTCGGCGACAAGCTGGGCGTCGGCGCGCAGCTGTCCACCGGCGTCGTCGTGGTGCTCGGCATCCGGATCTTCTCCAACGCCGCGGCCATCCGCCGGCACGTCTTCCGGGCGTGA
- a CDS encoding PTS sugar transporter subunit IIA — MTSVTSPLAGNAIGLAAVPDPVFSGAMVGPGTAIDPVREPSEAVSPVDGVVVSLHPHAYVVVDAEGHGVLTHLGIDTVQLNGEGFELLVNKGDTVARGQAVIRWNPAAVEAAGKSAICPIVALEATPDSLTDVVEAGDIKAGDVLFGWQ; from the coding sequence ATGACCAGCGTGACGTCACCACTTGCCGGGAACGCCATCGGACTCGCGGCAGTGCCCGATCCGGTGTTCTCCGGCGCGATGGTGGGACCGGGCACCGCTATTGATCCCGTGCGCGAGCCCTCGGAGGCGGTGTCCCCCGTCGACGGTGTGGTCGTCTCCCTGCACCCGCACGCCTACGTCGTCGTCGACGCCGAAGGCCACGGCGTGCTCACGCACCTCGGGATCGACACCGTTCAGCTCAATGGCGAGGGCTTCGAGCTGCTCGTGAACAAGGGCGACACCGTGGCCCGCGGTCAGGCCGTCATCCGTTGGAACCCCGCCGCGGTCGAGGCCGCCGGCAAGTCCGCCATCTGCCCGATCGTGGCGCTGGAAGCGACTCCCGACTCCCTCACCGACGTCGTCGAGGCCGGAGACATCAAGGCCGGAGACGTCCTCTTCGGCTGGCAGTGA